The following nucleotide sequence is from Mangifera indica cultivar Alphonso chromosome 1, CATAS_Mindica_2.1, whole genome shotgun sequence.
TTTTCCTCTTCTTTATTTGATGGAAATCGTGTAAATCTGATTAGAGGTGTTTGTTCGCTATTATgtgatctaatttttttttttgttatcttgGTGGTTTGAATGGCTTAATTTGCATAAATTTCAAGACTTTTTGTGCTTATCACAATAATTGAGTGGTTTGTAAtacttctctcttttttaatgaaaaattgtaaGTTCAATCTCTCGAGTTTTTTCAATTACTGGTGTTGTTTGGATGGAGCTTTCAGCTAAAAGCACCTAAATGTgctgtttgaaaaataacttatCTGTGCTACTTTTGTTTTCAGTCTGAAATCTTCTTTCTGAGGCTGCACTTATAAAGAGCTTCTTTAAGTACTTCTTACTATAGCGTTTTTTTTATCTGTTTGGTTCTTGTATTTTCAGCTTTTAACATACAAAAGAGATTGTTGTGGTTGATTTCATTTCTCTAGTCATTATCGATATATGTAGCATTTGTTAGAAGACCTAATATGGTTAAGTTCATTGTACGAGATGACTGCTTGTGGTAAGATCTGACCTCCGGTTTAAATTTAAGTGACTTCATATTGCAGCCAGTTTGGTAACCAATTTCTGCAGCCCTGTAATTTCATGTATGTTTTGttcttaaatattaatatttggtTCCATATGCTAAGCCTATCATCACTTCACCTGCAAAGCAGGGGAGTAGTAGAGTTTCAAACATCTTTTAAGCTAATCCTTGGACATGACTGCTTATACTTAAGTTTCTGCAATTATCAGTCCAAGCTTTTAGTTATTGTTTGTCTAACAGTTTTAATGTTCCTCATTGACcgattgaattaataaattacattttggttTTTGCTTATATTGAAGATGATCATTATTAGTTTGATGTATCTTAATGAACATAGTTATTTCAAGCTATGAGTCCTGTCCCATGCGTACTTATCTGTATATGTGCAGGGGTGGGCAAAAGTTGCCTGCTATTGCGTTTCTCAGATGATTCTTTTACAACAAGTTTCATTACCACAATTGGGTTTGTTCTTAACTCCTTAAATCTTGTACTGTTATTATTCTATTGTTTTTGTGCATTCTCCTGAACTTTTAATGCCTTTGTCAGGATTGATTTTAAGATTAGGACCGTTGAGCTAGATGGGAAGcgaattaaattacaaatatgggATACTGCTGGACAAGAACGTTTTCGAACAATTACAACAGGTGCCTTCTTGTCTTAGTATTCTTAAagtttttggtaattggatGCTTATTTGTCTCTCTTTGCTTGAAAGAGCTAATCTGCTTGTAAGCCTTTCCAAGTTTCTTAACTGTGTCTGGTCTCCTTTTGGAGACAATGTTAATGGTTCTCTCCCTTTTTCCTCGTTATTACATTGGTTGAGTGTTTGATATGATCATTCAGAACCTTTAtttcttcagttttttttaGCTTATTACAGGGGAGCCATGGGCATATTGCTGGTCTATGACGTGACAGATGAATCATCTTTTAACAGTATGCTTTTAGCCTTCTCTTCAAGacttttttctatatatttggCAAATCATACTCATGCCTACTTCGttcatttcatttcttctaTGAGCTAAATTACTGAAATACAgtagaaactaaaaattttcatgtttcttatAACCTCTGGTCAATTATTATGTAGACATCAGGAACTGGATGAGGAACATAGAGCAGCATGCTGCTGATAATGTCAACAAAATATTGGTGGGTAACAAAGCCGACATGGATGAGAGCAAAAGGGTAATGAGTTAAACACATGGATAAAAATAACTTGACTTTTCCTTTGTAGAACTCTAATGGAAAGTAccctttaatatatttttattctttttgtagGCTGTCCCGACTGCAAAGGGCCAAGCATTAGCTGATGAATATGGTATCAAATTTTTTGAGACGGTATGTTTGTACAACATGCAGAGGTGACCGAATAAAGCtatcaaatttatttcatcTCTGATAGTGTTGTGAAATTTGTGCAGAGTgcaaaaacaaatttcaatgtGGAGCAAGTTTTCTTTTCAATTGCAAGAGATATAAAGCAAAGACTCGCAGAAAGTGACTCAAAAGCAGAAGTATGTATTTTCTTGACTGAACTTTCATGTGTCTGATGATTGATGTGATATATTAAACTGATGTTTCGTGATTTTGACATTGCCCTAATGCCATGCAGCCTCAAACTATCAAGATCAGTAAACCAGACCCCGCCAAGGGCTCAGCAGCTGCTCCAGAGAAGTCAGCATGCTGTGGTTCTTAAACTAAAAGAAGACCATGGTTGTTTGTGTTCCTATTGCATGTGTTACAGGCCAATGATGGGAAGTTGTTTCCAGCTTGTTCAGGAACAGAAACATGCAGCATCATCTGCTCATAATATTGtaatttctccaaaaaaaatGTCGgaagaaaatgttttaaatcCTATTTCTATGGCTGACCTGCAGCCTGCATAGGTTTACAATGATTTTATTTGGGTGTTCTTGtttgtcttaataatttatagtagGTCATGATCCTTACTCCCTAgcaaaatattactttattgtTGTGCCATGTTCTGAGACAGATAGTTATCACATTTATTTGTACTTTATGTTGTTTGGATCTTTTTGCATCTTATGTATATTTAAACAACATCTTCTCCGAAGATTGTGATGTCGAAATTCGAATTTGCGTACTCATGAAGTGTACCGCTTATACTAAGTTATCACCTTATTATTCATATGGTTCTAACAAAAGCCTGAAGTAGCAAGACTAGAGCTCATCAGTCTGAATATAGTAAAATAGGGTTTTATGAATCATCTGcttgaaaactgaaaatttgaaaaaaaaaaaaaaatgaaaaacaaagaaagagattAAAGCTACCATTTCAATCAGCAATGTATCTTCTAGGCAGCAGCAGCAGGAGTTTTAACACCAGTGTAACTGAACCCAGATAAATCTGAACCTTTAAAAAGTATCCTGTTGATCCAGCAATTGGTAGATACAGCTTTTGTTAAATGTGTTCATCCAAACACTATATGAAGCAAGAATTAGTGTATTACAAATAGCATCAGTCCGAAAACTCACTCActcataatcaataaaaaacatgCAAAGGCAAACCTTTACACAAGCTAATAGATGTTATTCGAGTGCCAACATCCCAGAATAATGCTACAACTATGGCAACTCAGTGAAAGCAACAGCAGCCACTAATAAATAACAGGAAGAAATTTCATATACATGATCTGTTTCATGATGTTAAGGGGATGCATAGTATAAGCCTTAAACAGGTGGACTAGGAGTTGATATTTTAGTCCTGCTTTCGTATTAATGCCTGCATGCTGTTGCAACTTATTGGCAACAGCCACCGCTGGGAGGCACCGGGTATTCTGGTTTCTGCTTTAAAATGTTTCTCTTGACTGCAGTGGATCCTTCTTCGAAAAGACTAGGAACCTCCATTATCTGTAAAATA
It contains:
- the LOC123216212 gene encoding ras-related protein RABE1c-like, which translates into the protein MAAAPARARADYDYLIKLLLIGDSGVGKSCLLLRFSDDSFTTSFITTIGIDFKIRTVELDGKRIKLQIWDTAGQERFRTITTAYYRGAMGILLVYDVTDESSFNNIRNWMRNIEQHAADNVNKILVGNKADMDESKRAVPTAKGQALADEYGIKFFETSAKTNFNVEQVFFSIARDIKQRLAESDSKAEPQTIKISKPDPAKGSAAAPEKSACCGS